From the Paraflavitalea soli genome, the window ATTGATCGCTAACGCCATGAAGGAACGCAATATTCCTTTCCTGTATCTCGATGGCAGTACCAAGGCAACTGATCGCCAGGCGCTGGTAGAGCAGTTCCAATCGGATGAAAACCTGCCGGTATTCCTGATCAGCCTCAAAGCAGGTGGCGTAGGCTTAACCCTTACTGCCGCCGATTATGTGTACCTGGTTGACCCCTGGTGGAATCCCGCGGCGGAACAGCAAGCCATTGACCGTACCCACCGCATTGGGCAACAGAATAAAGTATTCGCCTATAAAATGATCTGCAAAGACTCTGTTGAGGAAAAGATCCTGGCCCTTCAGCAGCGCAAAAAAGCCCTGGCCGAAGAGCTCATTACAGAAGATACCGGCTTTGTCAAGAACATGACAGCCGAGGATGTGGACTTCCTTTTTAGCTGATTTTTTACTTCTGATACACTTGCAAGTGGTTGTATATCAGCCATTAATACCTGTTTTGAATGCTCTCAAGATGCTCATACTTGCACTGAATTTAGATGCTCCACTCGATAGGGTACTCTAATCCATTGATATTCGCCGGATTATCAACACCCGCTTGCACCCGGATAAAAGTGGTAATTGCACTGGTAAGGCTAAGCCAGTGCAATTATCAGGGGACTGCAGTGCAATTACACTAGATAAGAACGGCCTATTGGCCCGGCCAGGGGATAAAATTAAAAAGGGTGAGCTGCCCCTGAGACAGCCCACCCTTTTCTTATAAATATGCCTGTTTCTTACTTCAATGTTACATCTGCCACCACCGGAAAGTGGTCAGAAGGGTACTTACCAAAGTAGCTGTCCGTCAGAATACCCCACCTTTTAACGGAAAACTGCTTGGTCACAAAAATGTGATCGATGATAGCCGTGCTGCTGGGCGTTCTAAAGCTGTTAAAGGAGCCATTATTGGCATAAGGCTTCTTAACTGCCCGGTAAGTATCGGCCAGCACTTCAGAGCCCGCAATGGTCTGGTACCACTGGCTATTGTGATCTCCGTTAAAGTCGCCGGTGAGCAGAACAGGGCTGTCGCCAGCGATCGTTTTGATCTTTTCGAGGATCAGCTTGCTGCTTTCCTGCCGGGCCCTTACACCCTGGTGATCATAGTGCACGTTGAATACATAGAACTTCTTTTTGCTCTTTGCATCCTGCAATTGTAACCAGGAGCAGATGCGGTTGAGCCGGGCATCCCAACCGGGACCGGGCTTGTCAGGCGTTTCAGACAACCAGAAGTCACCCTTTGCCAATACCTTGTATTTGTCTTTTTTATAAAAGATGGCAGAATGCTCGCCTTTGGCCTGCCCGTCATCGCGACCTAGGCCATACCAGGCATAACCCGGCAGGTTGGCGCTGAGGGTATCTATCTGGTGCCTTAAGCCTTCCTGTGTACCAAAAATGTCGAAGTCATGGAATTGTACCAGGGCGCTGATGATGGGATACCTGCTGGTCCAGAGATTGCCGCTATCACCCTTGTTGTCATAGCGGAGGTTGTAAGAGGCAATGCGTATGTCCTGGGCACTGACCTGGGTAACGAATAAAATAAGTACAATGAGAATAGCTTTGATCTGTTTCATACTGTAGGCTGGAATTTGGTGCAACTTATATATTTTTTAGAAAGCCTGACTACTAGTCCCAACCCGGATTTTGACCCAGCTTAGGATTCATTTGACGATCAGCTTCAGGAATGGGATACAGGTAATGTTTGTCTTCCCAAACACGTTTGATATTGTTCAGCCAGGTCAGTTCACCATACGTGTCTTTGGACAAACGTTGGGGATTGGGTACACCACTCACTACTTCTGCTACATTGATGTAGGTAACGCCTGCTACTTGTGTGGCTGGTTTTACTTTGTAGAAGAACACATCATTTTTACCGTCGCCATTCAGGTCCATCGGCACATCGAGGGCTGGCACATAAAAACCATTCCATTCCTGCTTCAGCAGATCACCACGTTTCCAACGTACCAGGTCGTAGAAACGCAGGCCTTCCAGTGCCAGCTCGATACCCCGCTCACGACGTACTTCCAGTAATACAGCATTGAGGCCGGGGAAGTATTTTGTTTGCAGGTAGGTATCAGCAACCGTGGGCAGCACATCGGTATTACCGGTAATGCCAGCCCGTTTGCGCAAGGCTCCAACGGTCTTCTTCCAGTCATCTGCAGTAAGGGTGCCCAACTCTGCTTTTGCTTCCGCATAGTTCAACAACACTTCTGCAAAACGGATCATGGAAATGGAATTTTCATTGCGGGTGCCGCCATCAGGATAGGTATCATCCACGCACCATTTTATAGGCTGGTAGCCTGTATAGGTATAGGAGAACACGGGAGGGGCTGGTTCAGGTTTGTCGGCATTGATACGTTTGTAATCGCCCATGCGGATGGTTTGCTGCAGGCGCAGGTCACGGCCTTTTACTTCATCTACAAAAGGCATGGTCTCATAGCCCGCCTTACTGGTGAAGGGCGTGCCGTCTATATTCAGGTAGGTGTTGATAAAGGTGCGGGTAAAGCTGAGGCGTGCGCCATAGGTAGCACTTGTCCAATACCAGTTGGCATCATTGAATACACTCAAAGCGGCATCACACACCGCAGCCATGATGATCTCGTTGGTGACCGGTGCTTTGTTGATGAACAACTGACGGTATGATTTATCCGTGCCATTGGCGGTATTCAAACTAAAGCCACCGTCCTTCATTACCTTGTCGGCTGCATTGGCTGCTTCGGTAAGCCACTTGTCAATAGTACCTTCCAGTCCCTTGGCCAATCCATCTTTGTGGTATCTTCTGAAAGTTCCTTCAAACAAGCATACCCTTGATTTGAAAGCATACGCCACATATTTAGTGACCAGGCTGCGCGTTTTATCGTCGGTTGCTTTGATGTTCTCACAGGCATAATTCAGGTCGGCCAATACAGAGTCCATCACTTTGAGGCGGCTGTCCCTTCCATTAAAGAGATTCGAATCGCCTACCGGCATGGTCTTGTTGATCCAGGGCACATCACCAAAGCGTTTTACTTTATCGAAGTAGAAGTAAGCCCTGAAAAAGCGTGCCAGGCCAATATAATTCTTGCGTACATCTTCCGGTATCCTGGGATTGGTGCAATTCTCAATGAAGTAATTGATGTTGCGCAGCTGTGTCCAGGTCCAGCCGGAACTTTGACGGGAATTGAAACCACCTTCGCGTAAAAAGTCAGGCGCTTGTGTGCGTGCGCCGTAGTCACTCATTTCATCACCGCGGTGAATAGCGTTGGCATCGGGCAGTATATCATAAAAAGAGTAAGCATACAATTCCAATCCCTTTTCGCTGCCAAAGACCGCATCTTTAGAAGCCGTTGATTCCGGCAGCTGGTCCAGTTTGTTGCAGCCGGCCATCAGTCCGCCTGCTAATAAGAGCCATAAAAATTGTTGTTTCATAACCTGTGTTATATGTGTTAAACATTCTTTTTAAGAAACGATTTCCGCACATTTCATTCCTCCACTTACATTTAATCAGCGATCAAGCCTCTTTCTGAACCCATTGCCGATTGCCGATTGCCGCCTACAGCGTTACCGACAATCCAAACGTTACACTTTTCAGCATGGGGTAGTTATTACCATTTCCATTGCTGCCATCCGTTAATACCCTGTCAGAGCCCTGGATACTTTCTACGTCGAGGTCTTTGGTGATCTTGTACAAGGGGCTCCATGACCAGACGTTCTCTGCAGAAACATATACCCGGGCGCCAGTGATACCGAAGCGGCCCATGAGACTTTGAGGCAGGTTGTAACCCAGTTGGATATTCTTGAGGCGGATATAAGCTACATTTTGGAGGTACTTGGTTTGCGCCTGTGTAAGCGTAGCTGATCCGTTTTGAGCGATATAACCACGGTAACGGGGGAAATAGGCATTTGGATTGTCTTCAGACCAGATATTGCCTAAGTGCGATTTGGGCAGCCTGTTGTAAGGACGGTTGTATTGTCCCCAGAAGACACCTGCTTCAGCACCGGGATACCAATCCTGCTTGCCTACACCCTGGAAGAAAGCGGTGAGGAAGAAGTTGTTCCACTCCAGATCGAGGTTGATGGCATAACTATACCTTGGTGTAGCATTGCCAATGACCTTACGGTCGCCGGGATTGTTTACCGTGTTGTCACCGTTATTGATCACGCCATCTGGCCCGCCATTCTTGTTCTTGTCAATGTCTGCAAATTTTATATCACCTGGCAGGGTTTGACCGGTGTTGGAAGACTTATATAATTTTTGCTTGTCAGCTTCGCTGAGGTTGGCGGCTGTATAATAACCGTCGGTAACAAAACCCCAGATCTCGCCCAGTTTCTGACCTTCGTAATAGTCTGTCAGTCTTTTTTCCGGGTTGTTGTATTTCGTAACCTCAGCCGAATAATCGCTCAGCACTACGCGTACTGAATAGTTGAATGGTTTGGCTGCTACATTAAATTTATCTCTCCAGGATACGGATAATTCCCATCCTTTGGTTTTCATATCAGCATAGTTGCCCTTGGGCACAGCAGTACCAAATACAGCAGGCAATGACATACCTACGGTAAACATGTCGGTCGTATTGCGGATATAGGCGTCTGCATTTATTTGCAAGCGGTTGGAAAGCAAGCCCATGTCCAGGCCGATATTCTGGGTAGTAGCTGTTTCCCAGGTAAGGCCATCAGGAATAACACCGGGCTGACTGGTGCGCTGCGGACGTACGCCATTCAGTACCCGGCCCGATTGAGAAATGCCAAACTGCTCCTGGAAAGAATAAGATGCGATATTACCATTGCCAAGGGAACCATAAGAGCCCCGTACTTTCAGATCGGAGATAATGGTTCGTGGTACATTCCAGAAAGACTCGTTGGATACACGCCATCCGGCTGATACAGAAGGAAAGAATGCATAACGCTCGTTGGATGGGAACTTGGAAGAGCCGTCATAGCGGCCATCGACTTCCAGCAGGTACCTGTCTTTAAAAACATAGTTTACGCGGAAGAAGCCGCCTACAATATTCCAACGCTCATAGCCGCCATTGGTAGTAATGGCCTGGCCCAGTGCGAGGTTAAGGTCTTGCGCATCTTCGTAGATCAAACCATTGCGCAGGGTTTGCGCCTGCTTGTAGGTAGACTGTTCATAGTTATAACCCGCCATTGCCTTCAGGTAGTGATTGCCTTTTAAACGGTGTTCATATTCACCATACAGGTTGGCAGCGAGGTATTGTGTTTCGCGGTACAGCTCCTGCAGGTCATTGGTATTAGTGCCCACGTACTGAATTACACCGGGCTTCACGCTATAAGGTACCGGTACCCTAATGCGCTTCTCATTGTTGTCTGTATTGCGAACGGTGAAATCTCCTTTCAACCGGATGGTATTCTTTAAGATCTGGGCCGTGAAGCCGGTCGTATTCCGGATCACACGTCTGTCCATGTCAATACCATTCTTTCCGTACCAGAAATCACCTACGGTATAAGCGGCAGAATAACTCAAGGTGCCATCGGGATTGAACATAGGGGCCATATTGTGCCCTTCATCGGCAATATTCCTCCAGATACCACCACCCTCACCCACATTCAGGGGGTTATGGTAGGTCATATTGGAATAATCTGTGTTGTTGTCAATAGTGAGCCAGGGGTATAATTGAATAGAGCCCTTTGCCCGGAAATTGTACATCTTGTAGTCATCCGAATTATAGCGGAAGAGCCCTTCCTGGCCATAATAGCGACCAGTTACATAAAAGCTGGTTTTGCCGCTGCTGCCGGAAAAAGCAATATTGTGGTCAATGGAACTGGTGTTTTTCTTATACAGCTCATGGTACCAATCTGTATTGTCATAATAAACATATTCACCCGCTGCGTTTGTTTCTACCTTGGGAAGGCTGGGATCTTTTGACCTTCTTTCCAGCTCGGCCAGGTAGGCCGGTGAAAACTTCACGGTCTTGTTAACATTCTGCGGCGTTTGGGAATAATCATTCCAGGCAGTCCATGCTTCGTTGAACATTTTGGCAAAGACATAACCATCTGTTACAAAATCAGGAACGGTAGTGGGAGCCTTGATGGAATAATTCATTGAGTAGTTGATACTCGTTTTATCCTTCGAAGGGTTCTTGGTAGTGATCAGCACCACGCCAAATACGCCACGTGCTCCATAAATAGCCGCAGAAGCTGCGTCTTTCAATATGGAGATATTGGCAATGTCATTGGGGTTCAGCATCGCGGGATCGCCTTCTACCCCATCGATCAATACCAGGGCATTACCCTGCTGACCAATAGAAGTATTGCCCCGGATATTAAAGGCAGGTGATTGAATGGGTTTACCATCGCCCAACACGATATTGAGGTTGGGGACAGCGCCTTTTAGCCCCTGGGCCACATTGGGCACAGAACGGTTTTCAAAAACCTCTCCGCTTACCTGGTCTACGGCGCCGGTGAGGTTTACTTTTTTGGTAGTACCATATCCTACCACCACCACATCATTCATGCTGCTGGGAGTGGGTTCCAGTTTTACTGATAAGGTGATCATTTCACCTTGCTTGTAGTGATAACCTTCCAGCACCTTTTTATCATAGCCGATAAAGGAAAAAGTAAAAGTGTAGGGGCCGCCTGGTTCCAGTGCATTGAACACAAAAACGCCGGACGCATTGGTTTGTGTAGCCGTGGAAAACTGATTACTCTTGTTCTGCACCATTACTGATACGGAAGCCATCGGCAATCCGTTTTCATCCTTGATAAGTCCTTTTACCGCAGGTTGTTTTTCCTGCGCAAAGCTTTGGTGGGCCAGCAGTAGCCATAGCAGGCAACCAACCAGCTTCGTACATTGGTGAAGTTGTTTCATAATATGTATGGTTTTGAGAATACTTATCCGTTCCCCCCTGCTGAGGGAGAGCATGCACACATGAAAATGCCAGACCGGTTATTGATTGATCAACCGGTACAGGGTTCCTTCATTGGTCACGGTGATATTATTCAACCCGGCAATAGTGCCCAGTATATCATCCGCCGTTTGCTTTTTTAAAAAACTACCTGTAAACTTTCTTCCTTCGAGATTGATGCTATCAGCGTTAATGGATATTTTATATAGTTCACTGATCTTATTTAATACTTCCGGTAAAGGTGTATTGGAGAAACTGATCTCGGTTGTTGATTCGGTAATACTGCCATCTGCCTGTATGGGTTCAATAAGTTTAGAGGGTGTCGGCGCCTGGGGTTCTTTGCGCTTAAATTGATTGTCGGCCAGGTTGAAAGCAAATTCATCTCCTGGTTTCAGGAATATAGGTTTAGCGGTTTGTTGTAAATTTTTCAGTACTACTTTTCCTTCGATCAGTTGTACCGTCGATGTTTGACTGCTGTCATACGCTGCGATCCTGAATGTGGTACCCAGGGCAGTAGTGGAAAACCCTTTGGTGAATACGGTGAAGGGCCGGGACTTATCTTTTGCTACGCGAAACAAGGCTTCGCCCTGCAGGTTGATGTTTCGCTGAGCGGAATCAAATGGCTGGTAGCAAACGATCGAACTATTGGCATGGAGTGCTACTACGCTTCCATCGTCCAATGTATAGGATATAACTTTATTACTGGTATTCCTAAATTGCTTTTCCTTATTGATTGCCGGTACTTGCGGCACAATTGCTATGGGAGTTGCTTTTTTAACGGGAACCTGCATAAACTTGTAAACGCCTGCAAAAGCTGTTGCTATCAGTGCCGCAGCTGCGAGGCGAAACAATGGCCTGGCAGTAATGGATCTGTTGGTGATTGCTTTTTCAATGTGCCCGAACCATCGGTTGCTGCGATCGGCAGACAGTTGCCGGGTAGCTTCAAATGCTTCCCATTCCTGATCGGGCAGCCACTCCTCTAATTCATCCTTATGCGCCTGGAGATACGCGTACACCCTGGAGGCTTCTTCGGGTGTGCAGTTGTTTTCAAAAAATCGATGTATCAATTCTTTGCTGATCTCCATACGCAGATTGCTTTGTGCTACCTATAATACGTTTGGTCGTAAGCTTTACACCCACGGCCCGTTTATTTTATTTTATCTTGTTGTTGGAATAGCCGTTATGGGGAATATTAAGGCCATAACATAAGCAGGGCTAATATAGAAATGTATTCATTCATCTTCCTGATCTCCCGTACTGCCCGGTTGATCTGGTTCTCCACTGTTTTTTTGGAAATGGAAAGGCTGTCTGCTATTTCCTTATTGGATAATCCCTCCAGGCGGAAGCCAATGATCCGCCGGCGCATGGGCGACAAATGTGCGAGACTGTTCATGATCGCCGTAAGCTTGTTGTCGTCTGCAGAATAATGAGGCGCTTCTTCGGGAATATCTGTTTGTTCGATTACCTGGAAAGAAACCGTTCTGTTAGCGGCATGGCGGCGAAGAATATCGATCATGCTGGTTTTAGCGATGCGAAATAGTTGCCAGGAAAGAGGAAGCGCTGCATTTAGCTTGTGGCGGTAACGCCAAAACTTTATAAAGGTCAACTGAACCAACTCTTCACTTATATCGTCCGACTTTGTTTTTTGCAGGAAGTACGCGTATAGTTTCTCATGAAACAAATCATAAGCTTGCCGGAAGGCAAGTTCATCGCCCTTCCGGATGCTATTTATCAGTGCCCTGTCCATTAGCTCCTTTTGATTCGTTGGCAAGTTAGTTAGGATACAAAAGTAGCCGGATTAAGTGATTGTTAACAAGCTGACTGCGAAACCGGTTGAGTGGCCGTCCGGACTGACTTTCAGCGTTTTCGCCGGCCTCTTAAAATTCAGGGAAAGAAAAGAAATATTTGCCGAATAAGACCAATCGGTCTAATTTTATAACTTGGCTACAAAAGCAGAAAAGACGAGGGAATACATCATTGAGAAAGCGGCTCCGCTTTTCAATAAGAAGGGTTATGCCGGCACTTCCATGAACGATATTATGGAAGCCACCGGACTGGCCAAGGGAGGCTTGTATGGTAATTTCAAGAACAAGGATGAAATTGCTGCCGCCGCTTTTGAGTTTTCTTACCAACGGCTCAAAGCAGACCTGGGCGCCAGGGTAGGGCCTAAGAAGACAGCGATGGAAAAGCTGCACGCCATTCTTCAATATTACAGGAACTATACGGTGAACCCGCCCATCGAAGGTGGCTGTCCCCTGATGAATACAGGATTGGATGCGGATGATACTTATCCCTTCCTGAAAAGGAAAGCCAAAGAAGCTTTGCTGGAAATGCTTCATACCCTGCAGCGGATATTAAAAAAAGGCGTGGACAATGGTGAGATCAATCCTGGCATTGAAATAAAAAAGGAAGCAGAGATCATTTATGCGCAAATAGAAGGAGGCATTATGATGGCCCAGGTGGCTGATGATGTGGCGATGCTTAACCGCATGCTGGATCATTTAAAAGACCATATGAAAGAACGGTACAGCATATAATATTTTTTTGTCTATAAAGAGACCGATTGGTCTAATCTGTTTAAACATCAAATATTCTTATCAAATGGAATTGCAAAGCACCTACAGGGTACGTTTTAATGATTGTGATCCCCTTGGTCACCTCAACAACGCCAGGTATATAGATTACCTGCTCAATGCCCGGGAAGATCACCTGGGTGAGTTTTACCACCTGAGTCTGCCCCAGTTTCACCGGCAAGGTCTTGCCTGGGTGGTCAAGACACATGACATTCAGTACATCAAGCCGGCTTATTACAATGAGAAAGTAACCATCGTTTCCCGACTGGTGGAGTTAACAGATACTTACATCCGGGTGGAAATGTTGATGTATGATGAAAAACAGCAGGCGCTAAAGGCAGTATTGTGGACAAACTTCACCTGCATTGACCCACAGACAGGAAAGCGCAAAAACCATACACCGGAATTTATGGACCTGGCCCGTACCATGGACCTCCATACAGTAGACCTTGCTGGCGGGGTAGCTGAAAGGGTAAAGCAATTGCAGGCCCAGGCAAAAGCCAATGCTGCCTGATCTAAATACGGAAACTTACTACCATACGGCACCCTTTGCCGGGCGATGAATGAAAGGCCACCTGGCCATTGAAGATCTCTGCCCGGTTGATGATATTGGTAATGCCGATACCCATGCGTTTTTGTTGTATATCAAACCCTTTGCCATCATCGGCTACTGTAAGGGATAATACGGACCCTGCCTGTTGTACTGCAATGCTGATGTGCCGGGCTGCTGCGTGGGTGAGAATATTGTTGAGCTGCTCCTGCATGATGCGGAACAAGGTCATTTTCAGTTTATCGTCCAGCCGGTTTTCATCCGGCAGGAAGAAGTCAACGGAAATCTGAAACCGGTTGCCGATGCGGATGCTTTCCACCAGGTTTTCGATAGAAAGCTGCAGGCCTATTTCGCGCTGGTATACCTGGATCAGCGATTTTGATAACTCCCTGATCTCTTTGATAGCGCTGTTGATCATGTCTTCGGCGCGCTGCATCATATGCTGCTGTTCCGCTGCATTGCCCCTTCCGTATTCGAGGCAAACTTTGGCGGTACTCAATATCTGCTTTACATTATCATGCAGCTCCTGGCCAATATGGGCTCTTTCCTTTTCCTGTGCTTCAATAGCCGCCTGCATGATCTCTTTCTGTCTGTTGATCTTTTCATCCATTAATTGGTGGCGGAGATCTTCCGATTCCTGTACCAGCGCTGCTGTTTTCACCCGCTCGGTTACATCCCGGAAATTACATACAATGCCATTTACTCCTTCTGTTTTTAGCATATTCGTTACTATGCCTTCCACCCAGATCAACCGGTTGCCCATTGCATAAGCCCTCGATTTAACAGGAATAGATATACCAGGGCTATTCAGTACATCCAGGAACTTTTCAGCCAGTTCAGGTATATCGTCCGGATAAATAAAATCGAATGCATTTTCGCCTGTAAGGTCGGTTAGTTTTCTTCCAAAGTGTTTTTCTATCGAGGGACTGCCATATATAATATTGCCTGTATGATCTATTACAACAATGATATCGGTTCCGTTCTCTATCAGTGAGCGAAACCTTGTATGACTTTCCTGTAGTCTGCGGTTGTTATTGATCTCGGCAGTAATATCACTGGCAAAACAGGAAATTCCATTGATGGCGCCTTCTTTATACATGGGGTTGATGGAAACTTCAAAATACCGGGGTCGCCCATGGATCAGGAATTGAGATACAAACCGTTGTCCGCTCCCTTCAAAAGCCTGCTGGTAAATATTCTTCCATTCTTCGGTTTTTGAGGGATCCAGCAGGCCCAGTATGTCCAGCATTTTATCACCGGGTTTTGCTTCTACGCCAACAACCTCTTTAATGAGTTTGAGCAATGCATTATTTAATATGATATAGCTCATTTCGAGGTCCACACTCCACACATATCCATCCAGGCTTTCCACCAACGCGTCGAGGTTAGCGGCTTTTTTGTGGACCTGTTGGGTGATATGCGCTTGCTTAAGGTGCCTGGTTTTAGCAGCGGCAATAGGAACATTGGGATCTATTCGCATAGAAATAGGTATTACTCAGGTATTTGTTAATGAAACTACCTGAATCAGAAGGCCTTAGCCAATAATTATCGCACGTATACGGTATGGTTGGGCGGAAAGGGGAGTGTATAAAATTAAAAAAGTATACTATAAACTACTAATATTCTTTTAAGAGTAAGTATGTAGGTGGGCGATAGTACCGGCTCAGGCGGTTTTTTTTCGTTGTACCAGGTAGAGACCTGCAATAACCAACAGCATGCCTGCCATAGCGTAAAGGCCAATAGGTTCTTTCATCAATACGTTTGCAATAATATACCCGGACACCGGGCAAAGGAACAGCCAAAAGGAGGCTTTCACCGCATTATCCCGCAACAGGTACAGCCAAAGTTGTACGGCCACGATGGATACGGGTATGGCCAGCCACAATACAGAACCTATAAAATGCCTATCCCATACATTCTTAGCGGGGTTATAAGTGATGGCGGCAGCTGGCAGCAGAAAGATACCACCCAGCAAGGTTTGCCAGCCATTGATGGTTAATATATGCAGGTCGCTCCATTGCTGGCGGGAAAAATAAAGTACGCCGATAGAATACACCAGCATACTGCCCATCAGCAAACTAATCCCAAAGGGAGTAGCCATACTCTGGTGCATCAGGGGCCAGGCAGCCAATACCACGCCGGTACTGCACAACAATAAACTGGTAATAGTAATGGGTTTTAAACGCTGGCGGAACAACAGGGAGGTCATCAGGCTGATAAATACCGGATTGGTAGCGATGGCCAGGGAACCCAGTCCCGGCGAAACCTCCTGCATGGCTACTATATAGACACCCAGGTAGATGGAAATATTCAAAACGCCATATATAGCCAACTGCTTCCATTCCTTACCGTGCGGCAAGCGTTTGCCCATTAGTACATGTGCGATGAGCAGCATCACGATCCCTGCCAGGAAGAAGCGGGCAATACAGATCACAAAGGGCTGGGCAGACAGTAATCCTATCTTGGTTGCGGTGGAGGCAGATGACCACAACACGGCGAAGAACAAGCCCGCTACAAACAGCAGAA encodes:
- a CDS encoding endonuclease/exonuclease/phosphatase family protein, with translation MKQIKAILIVLILFVTQVSAQDIRIASYNLRYDNKGDSGNLWTSRYPIISALVQFHDFDIFGTQEGLRHQIDTLSANLPGYAWYGLGRDDGQAKGEHSAIFYKKDKYKVLAKGDFWLSETPDKPGPGWDARLNRICSWLQLQDAKSKKKFYVFNVHYDHQGVRARQESSKLILEKIKTIAGDSPVLLTGDFNGDHNSQWYQTIAGSEVLADTYRAVKKPYANNGSFNSFRTPSSTAIIDHIFVTKQFSVKRWGILTDSYFGKYPSDHFPVVADVTLK
- a CDS encoding RagB/SusD family nutrient uptake outer membrane protein, with product MKQQFLWLLLAGGLMAGCNKLDQLPESTASKDAVFGSEKGLELYAYSFYDILPDANAIHRGDEMSDYGARTQAPDFLREGGFNSRQSSGWTWTQLRNINYFIENCTNPRIPEDVRKNYIGLARFFRAYFYFDKVKRFGDVPWINKTMPVGDSNLFNGRDSRLKVMDSVLADLNYACENIKATDDKTRSLVTKYVAYAFKSRVCLFEGTFRRYHKDGLAKGLEGTIDKWLTEAANAADKVMKDGGFSLNTANGTDKSYRQLFINKAPVTNEIIMAAVCDAALSVFNDANWYWTSATYGARLSFTRTFINTYLNIDGTPFTSKAGYETMPFVDEVKGRDLRLQQTIRMGDYKRINADKPEPAPPVFSYTYTGYQPIKWCVDDTYPDGGTRNENSISMIRFAEVLLNYAEAKAELGTLTADDWKKTVGALRKRAGITGNTDVLPTVADTYLQTKYFPGLNAVLLEVRRERGIELALEGLRFYDLVRWKRGDLLKQEWNGFYVPALDVPMDLNGDGKNDVFFYKVKPATQVAGVTYINVAEVVSGVPNPQRLSKDTYGELTWLNNIKRVWEDKHYLYPIPEADRQMNPKLGQNPGWD
- a CDS encoding SusC/RagA family TonB-linked outer membrane protein, which codes for MKQLHQCTKLVGCLLWLLLAHQSFAQEKQPAVKGLIKDENGLPMASVSVMVQNKSNQFSTATQTNASGVFVFNALEPGGPYTFTFSFIGYDKKVLEGYHYKQGEMITLSVKLEPTPSSMNDVVVVGYGTTKKVNLTGAVDQVSGEVFENRSVPNVAQGLKGAVPNLNIVLGDGKPIQSPAFNIRGNTSIGQQGNALVLIDGVEGDPAMLNPNDIANISILKDAASAAIYGARGVFGVVLITTKNPSKDKTSINYSMNYSIKAPTTVPDFVTDGYVFAKMFNEAWTAWNDYSQTPQNVNKTVKFSPAYLAELERRSKDPSLPKVETNAAGEYVYYDNTDWYHELYKKNTSSIDHNIAFSGSSGKTSFYVTGRYYGQEGLFRYNSDDYKMYNFRAKGSIQLYPWLTIDNNTDYSNMTYHNPLNVGEGGGIWRNIADEGHNMAPMFNPDGTLSYSAAYTVGDFWYGKNGIDMDRRVIRNTTGFTAQILKNTIRLKGDFTVRNTDNNEKRIRVPVPYSVKPGVIQYVGTNTNDLQELYRETQYLAANLYGEYEHRLKGNHYLKAMAGYNYEQSTYKQAQTLRNGLIYEDAQDLNLALGQAITTNGGYERWNIVGGFFRVNYVFKDRYLLEVDGRYDGSSKFPSNERYAFFPSVSAGWRVSNESFWNVPRTIISDLKVRGSYGSLGNGNIASYSFQEQFGISQSGRVLNGVRPQRTSQPGVIPDGLTWETATTQNIGLDMGLLSNRLQINADAYIRNTTDMFTVGMSLPAVFGTAVPKGNYADMKTKGWELSVSWRDKFNVAAKPFNYSVRVVLSDYSAEVTKYNNPEKRLTDYYEGQKLGEIWGFVTDGYYTAANLSEADKQKLYKSSNTGQTLPGDIKFADIDKNKNGGPDGVINNGDNTVNNPGDRKVIGNATPRYSYAINLDLEWNNFFLTAFFQGVGKQDWYPGAEAGVFWGQYNRPYNRLPKSHLGNIWSEDNPNAYFPRYRGYIAQNGSATLTQAQTKYLQNVAYIRLKNIQLGYNLPQSLMGRFGITGARVYVSAENVWSWSPLYKITKDLDVESIQGSDRVLTDGSNGNGNNYPMLKSVTFGLSVTL
- a CDS encoding FecR family protein — encoded protein: MEISKELIHRFFENNCTPEEASRVYAYLQAHKDELEEWLPDQEWEAFEATRQLSADRSNRWFGHIEKAITNRSITARPLFRLAAAALIATAFAGVYKFMQVPVKKATPIAIVPQVPAINKEKQFRNTSNKVISYTLDDGSVVALHANSSIVCYQPFDSAQRNINLQGEALFRVAKDKSRPFTVFTKGFSTTALGTTFRIAAYDSSQTSTVQLIEGKVVLKNLQQTAKPIFLKPGDEFAFNLADNQFKRKEPQAPTPSKLIEPIQADGSITESTTEISFSNTPLPEVLNKISELYKISINADSINLEGRKFTGSFLKKQTADDILGTIAGLNNITVTNEGTLYRLINQ
- a CDS encoding RNA polymerase sigma factor produces the protein MDRALINSIRKGDELAFRQAYDLFHEKLYAYFLQKTKSDDISEELVQLTFIKFWRYRHKLNAALPLSWQLFRIAKTSMIDILRRHAANRTVSFQVIEQTDIPEEAPHYSADDNKLTAIMNSLAHLSPMRRRIIGFRLEGLSNKEIADSLSISKKTVENQINRAVREIRKMNEYISILALLMLWP
- a CDS encoding TetR/AcrR family transcriptional regulator gives rise to the protein MATKAEKTREYIIEKAAPLFNKKGYAGTSMNDIMEATGLAKGGLYGNFKNKDEIAAAAFEFSYQRLKADLGARVGPKKTAMEKLHAILQYYRNYTVNPPIEGGCPLMNTGLDADDTYPFLKRKAKEALLEMLHTLQRILKKGVDNGEINPGIEIKKEAEIIYAQIEGGIMMAQVADDVAMLNRMLDHLKDHMKERYSI
- a CDS encoding acyl-CoA thioesterase; protein product: MELQSTYRVRFNDCDPLGHLNNARYIDYLLNAREDHLGEFYHLSLPQFHRQGLAWVVKTHDIQYIKPAYYNEKVTIVSRLVELTDTYIRVEMLMYDEKQQALKAVLWTNFTCIDPQTGKRKNHTPEFMDLARTMDLHTVDLAGGVAERVKQLQAQAKANAA